Proteins co-encoded in one Bremerella sp. TYQ1 genomic window:
- a CDS encoding UdgX family uracil-DNA binding protein (This protein belongs to the uracil DNA glycosylase superfamily, members of which act in excision repair of DNA. However, it belongs more specifically to UdgX branch, whose founding member was found to bind uracil in DNA (where it does not belong), without cleaving it, appears to promote DNA repair by a pathway involving RecA, rather than base excision.), with protein MQSRHVESFEDWRNQARQLIAAEISPREVCFRENSSQAELFGATNTPQEKLPAARPFRVDRKFMQLADRVVCHRDVDRYDLLYRILWRLTHGEPKLMQVTVDDDIYRASMMEKAVRRDAHKMKAFVRFCQVETESDREKYVAWHEPDHKVLRLIAPFFARRFRGMDWTILTPDESVSWDGKQFAWGPGVPMSQRPRADSLEELWKTYYASIFNPARLKTKAMKAEMPVRYWKTLPEAELIDDLIRKANTRTESMISHREGVAFTAERYLPEDLTVESFQAGLAQCDACSLCEHATQVIAGEGPVPSRLVLVGEQPGDQEDLVGRPFIGPAGQILNQALQDAGIRRDEVYLTNAVKHFKFEERGKQRLHKRPNVSEVTACHPWLQAEFLLTVPRVVVCLGSTAAQAVLGRGFKIQTSRGQFFSGPHDCEAIATYHPSAALRVRDVKRKEEIIRHLTEDLRRAAEKAKA; from the coding sequence ATGCAGTCGAGACATGTCGAGTCGTTTGAAGACTGGCGGAATCAGGCCCGGCAGTTGATTGCCGCCGAGATTTCGCCGCGGGAAGTCTGCTTTCGAGAAAACAGTTCTCAGGCCGAACTATTCGGAGCCACCAACACTCCGCAGGAAAAGTTACCGGCCGCACGCCCATTTCGTGTCGATCGAAAATTCATGCAGTTGGCCGATCGTGTGGTATGCCACCGCGATGTTGATCGGTACGACTTGCTATATCGAATCTTGTGGCGGTTGACGCATGGCGAGCCTAAGTTAATGCAGGTCACCGTCGACGACGACATTTATCGTGCTTCGATGATGGAAAAAGCAGTCCGCCGCGATGCCCATAAGATGAAAGCGTTCGTCCGCTTCTGCCAGGTGGAAACCGAGTCCGACCGCGAAAAGTACGTGGCCTGGCATGAACCAGACCACAAAGTGCTGAGGCTCATCGCCCCGTTTTTTGCCCGCCGATTTCGTGGCATGGATTGGACAATCTTAACTCCTGATGAATCCGTTAGCTGGGATGGCAAGCAGTTTGCCTGGGGGCCAGGCGTGCCAATGTCGCAGCGTCCTCGCGCTGATTCGCTAGAAGAGTTGTGGAAAACTTACTACGCATCGATCTTCAATCCGGCTCGCTTAAAAACGAAAGCGATGAAAGCCGAAATGCCGGTTCGATATTGGAAGACGCTTCCCGAAGCGGAACTGATCGACGATTTGATCCGGAAGGCGAATACTCGCACCGAATCGATGATTTCGCATCGCGAAGGTGTGGCATTTACGGCCGAGCGCTACCTGCCGGAGGATTTGACCGTGGAGTCATTCCAAGCAGGACTTGCCCAATGCGATGCGTGCTCGTTATGCGAACATGCAACTCAGGTCATCGCCGGGGAAGGGCCAGTTCCCAGTCGTTTGGTCCTTGTAGGTGAACAGCCAGGCGATCAGGAAGATCTCGTGGGACGTCCCTTTATAGGTCCGGCTGGTCAGATTTTGAATCAAGCGTTACAGGATGCAGGCATTCGTCGAGACGAGGTGTACCTGACCAATGCGGTGAAGCATTTCAAATTTGAAGAACGGGGTAAGCAGCGACTTCACAAGCGACCCAACGTCAGTGAGGTAACGGCCTGTCACCCTTGGCTTCAGGCCGAATTTCTATTGACGGTTCCCCGTGTGGTTGTGTGCCTTGGATCGACGGCGGCTCAAGCCGTGCTCGGACGTGGCTTCAAGATTCAAACCAGCCGTGGGCAATTCTTTTCCGGGCCTCACGATTGCGAGGCGATCGCGACCTATCATCCGTCGGCCGCACTTCGTGTGCGTGACGTGAAGCGGAAGGAGGAGATCATCCGGCATTTGACAGAAGACTTGCGTCGCGCGGCCGAGAAAGCCAAGGCATAG
- a CDS encoding DUF4956 domain-containing protein, whose protein sequence is MEFLEVPLFDTDIFKLLVRFAINLLFLTLIVVFGIYPSQRRREFAFTAVMLNIVVFFICFTMKKLELDLGLALGLFAVFGVLRYRTDAIRPKEMTYLFIVIGIAVINSLANKKTSYAEVALVNSVIFATTMLKERVVGANGNGKKEPPENGEEPGSGKSNGGNGNGKQSKKEKLSKYTLEYDRLQWLGDDHREALLADLRERTGLDVIDFEIKNIDLPNGKATLTIWTPPSPSPPKENP, encoded by the coding sequence ATGGAATTCCTTGAAGTCCCCCTTTTCGATACGGACATTTTCAAGCTACTTGTCCGGTTTGCGATCAACTTGTTGTTCCTCACGTTGATTGTGGTGTTCGGGATCTATCCCAGCCAACGGCGCCGCGAGTTCGCGTTCACGGCGGTCATGCTTAACATCGTCGTCTTTTTCATCTGCTTCACGATGAAGAAGCTAGAGCTCGACTTGGGGTTGGCGTTGGGCCTCTTTGCCGTCTTTGGCGTACTGCGTTATCGAACCGACGCGATTCGTCCGAAAGAAATGACTTACTTGTTCATCGTCATTGGAATCGCGGTGATCAACTCGCTGGCAAACAAAAAGACCAGCTATGCCGAAGTCGCTTTGGTCAACTCGGTGATCTTCGCAACAACCATGCTGAAAGAACGCGTTGTTGGCGCGAATGGCAACGGAAAGAAGGAACCACCGGAGAACGGCGAGGAACCTGGCAGCGGAAAATCGAACGGCGGAAATGGTAATGGAAAGCAGAGCAAGAAGGAAAAGCTCTCGAAGTACACGCTGGAATACGACCGTTTGCAATGGCTCGGCGACGATCACCGAGAGGCACTTTTGGCCGATCTGCGCGAGCGGACTGGACTGGACGTCATTGACTTTGAGATCAAGAACATCGATCTCCCCAACGGCAAAGCGACGCTCACTATTTGGACGCCGCCGAGCCCTTCGCCACCGAAAGAGAATCCATAA